Below is a window of Humulus lupulus chromosome 2, drHumLupu1.1, whole genome shotgun sequence DNA.
TAATTTGTCTTTATTAAGTGTgcgtgttcttttttttttttctggctGAAATATGTAAGGTGTGCTTTGATATGCTACTTTTGATGGATTGACATCTTTCTGTTGTATGAAAATAAATCTCAATTATTAGATATACAAAAATAAATTTCCTATATTCATATGTACTATTTCTTTTTGGCTGAGTGACCTGCAAACCCTCATTTGCTTTTTCACTGGAAACAATTGACTCAAATGAAATCATCATAAAAAATGAGTCTTGTGCTACTATTGCAATAGCTGTTGATGTTATTGAAGTCAACTAGTGTTGCTCATCTGAGTGTTTTGTCTTCACATATGACCTTGCCTAATGATGGCATTGGGAATCTTTAAGAGGTTGTTAGTCACATCTTGTCTTTTGTTAATCGTTCTGGTTTAGATTAAAGGCTCACTTGGGGCTATCTTTTGAAGCATTTGTGAAAGGTTCTTACAAAGCCAAGATCAGAAACCTTGGCTTTGTCTGTTAGTTGTGTGGTTAAGAGTTCGGTTATTTCTTGGTTAGAATTGCAGCCTAATTATTTGTAACTGAGGGTACCTAACATGGCAACTTAAAAATGGTTATCTGTTAGTAGTATTAGTTATCAGCTTGTTTAAAGTATCAACTTGTTTAAATAATTATAGTTGTGTATATACAGTGTAATGTTTTAGCTATACTCTTAAGTTCATGTTTTAGCTGGCTGCCTTTTGTTGTGCTTCGTTTCCTTGTGAAGAAAATTTACACGTTCATTGCCAGAAGGAAAGCATCTGTCGTTTTCGAACAAAAATAAAACTCATCTAAGTGAAAATCTGTTGTTATATGTTGTATTCGTTAACAGAAAACAACGTTTCAGATGAATTACATCCTTATAAAACAAGGTACTTCAAACAACATATGAAACAGAAAACTATATGTCGTTTTCTCTTTTCTGCTTCATACTTAGCTTAGCATTTATAGAGCCATGTCAATGTCATCTTTGTAGAAACAGAAAACTACAGGTGGCTTTCTTTAGAATTCGATATGTTCTATAATTGACTTGTCGTTTCTGATAAGTGATTGAAGTTGGCCAAAATGTCGTTTTTCATCTGAAAGGAGACATCTCAAGGAAAAACTACATGTAGTCATTAAGCAAGCTACAAGAGTTTACTTAGCAAGCCACAAGAAGTATGCGTGGATATATTTAGCAACCTACAAGAGGACAACACACGTACAACAAAGTCTAATAGTTCATTCTTGTAACTCTATTTAAGAAGAGTCACTACAACTATCAAATTAAGCTTTGCTAACCTCAATGGAACATCCATCAAAAGCAAACTCCTCCTCCAATCATTTCAATAACAATTTCTGTTTGACCTTGACAACCCAAGTTTTAGAAAATGAAGCCAATAAGGGTTCAAACTTTGTGGCCTCACCTTTATCATTACATGTTCTGTTAAGCTTGGTCGCCGCAGGGTCAACGGGGCATACTCTAGAATAGCTGTTGTTCTTTTTGGGATCAGAAAGTGTTGATGAACTCAGTTTATTGTCCTCACATGTCACAAGTCTGATATCACCAAATGAAGTTCACGAAAGTCCAAGAAGTGGTCCCCTATTGTCGCTTGTTAATGGGGCTTGGTTGGATCAAGGATACAATTTGAACCCATCATTTGAAGCTATTTTGAAAGAGAATTACAAAACCTAGATAAAAAACGTTGACTTTGTTGCTAAGGTAAATCTCTTTGTTGTCAACTTTTATATAGCCGTTAAACTTGCTAAACCAATTccatcaaaaagaaaaaaaaacttgctGAACCAATATAATAAGTTGGGAATATTCTTTCATTAAGCAAATTGATGATCTTGTTATCCAAAATTGGTGAAAGAATGTGGACCATGGTTCATGTTCATAACGTTCATCTATGTTGACTTTCTCAGGTATAGTTTGACGTTTAGATCCATGGAGATGAACTTGTGTAATTAATAATTATGTTGAAAAGTTCAATATGTTTGTCTACATTACACAACATACACATATATTgttattaaaaaatatcatttcagtACGGTTTTGCTTGTGCTTATCTTCCTGTGAGGTGAATTCTTGGGCTCAAAAGGCAACCAAAGGACTCATAACTAGACTTCTCCCTTATGGATGTGTTGATCACTTGACTGTACTAGTTTTAGCAAATGCACTCTACTTCAAAGGATCATGAGATAGAGAATTCGACGCTTCAAATACTCGAACTAGAAACTTTCACCTTCTTAATGGTCAAACTATTCAAGTCCCTTTTATGACAACTAGCAACAACCCTTTTGAGAGACATTTATACAGATGCTTTGATGATTTTAAGGTTCTCAAAATTCCTTACCGAAGTGGTCAAGACTCTGGTAAATTTTCCATGTACTTTTTCCTTCCAAATGAGAAAGATGATATACATAATCTAATCCAAAAGGTTAAATCCAATCCTGAGTTTTTGAATCAACAATATGAGCTGACAAAAGACAAACTCACTGAGTTTTGGattccaaaatttaaattctcattCGAGTTTAAAGCAAAAGAGACCATGAAGAAAATAGGGCTTGAACTACCTTTCATGGCTGGTGAGCTTACGGAAGTGGTTCATTGTCCTATTACTGGTAAGGACATCTTTGTTTCAGGAGTATTCCACAAGTCTTGTATTGAAGTCGACGAGGAAGGGAAAGAAGCCACGGCTAGCACTGCTCTTCTATTTGAAAGGCAATGCCTAAGAGTATATCCAAGCTTTGTGGCTGATCATCCCTTCTTGTTCATATGATTAGAGAAGAGACTCATGGGATTGTATTATTCTTTGGAGTTATGCTTAATCCACTTTTAGACTCCTAACATGGGGTTCTCAGCATGATATTCTACTGTAATTTGTCTTTGTttaagtttttcttttttcttttttgctgGAAAATGTAAGGTGTGATTTGATATGCAACTTTTGATGGATTGACATCTTCCGTTTGTATGAAAATAAATCTCTATTATAAGACATACAAAAATAAACTTCCTATATTCATATGTTCTATTTCTTTTGGCTGAGTCACCAGCAAACCCTCATTTGCTCTTCCACTGGACACAATTTTCTCAAATGAAATCATCATGAAACTAAATGAGTCTTGTGCTACTATTGCAATAGCTGTTGATGTTATAGGAATCTTTAAGAGGTTGTTGCTAGTCACATCTTGTCTTTTGTTCATAGAGCTTTGGTTATATCAAAGGTTTTAATTTGAATCAATTGTGAAAGGTTCTTACAAAGCCAAGATCAGAAACCTTGGCTTTGTCTGTTAGTTGAGTGGTTAAGACTTAAGAGTTAGCTTTTTCGGTTCTTTATTGGTTAGGATTGCAGCCTAACTATTTATAATTAAGGGCAACTAACAAGGCAACTAGAAAATGGTTATCTGTTAGTGGGATTAGCTATCTACTTGTTAAGTACAAGGCCGTTCCAATGTTTTGGTTTGTCAATTAAAAAACAATGGAATCGTAATTATAATATGATAACAATTCCCTTATTCATTGAAAACCTCGTTTCAACCCTTCACCATTGGGAAGCTTTTTCATTCTTAAAACaactttaaatttaaaataaaattaccagTGAATACAACACTAATTCCATTTATTCCTATAActaaccaaacaaaataattttgattCCAATATTTATTCT
It encodes the following:
- the LOC133814244 gene encoding serpin-Z3-like, translating into MTTSNNPFERHLYRCFDDFKVLKIPYRSGQDSGKFSMYFFLPNEKDDIHNLIQKVKSNPEFLNQQYELTKDKLTEFWIPKFKFSFEFKAKETMKKIGLELPFMAGELTEVVHCPITGKDIFVSGVFHKSCIEVDEEGKEATASTALLFERQCLRVYPSFVADHPFLFI